TTACCCTACTAATAAGTCCTATCAATCAGTTTCTGTTATATACAGTTCCCTTTGCAGAGATCAACACCAAAACGAACGAATTGATTATGCTGCTTTTATTATACACGATTTCAGCTTTATTGATATTCAGATTTGTAAAATATGATAGTTATATTGTCAAAAAGGATAGAATTGTTTTTGCGATACCGATTTTCTTACATATCTATGCGATCATTACTTGTATAACTCTAGGGATTACTTATGCTATTTTACCGGTTGTTATTGTCGCAGCGCTACATAGTGCCTACTTGATATTTGTTTACCTAAAAACTAAGAATGCTGAACGATAAATTCAAAAAGTAGCCGTCAAGGCTACTTTTTTATAAAGTAATAAACTGCACCATGCTGGGCAAGTTTTTAATCTTAACATCACAAAACTTACCAGCATATTCTCCATCAATGGTCCATGATGCACTGTTTTCAAAATTAAAAGTAACAGTATCAGCTTTTAGAAAAGCAATATTAACGTTGTCATATTTATGTTCAAACAAGCCCTTGTTAATTCCTCTCAGATCTTTTAATCTTGTTGGATTTTTAATTAAAAGAACTTCAAATTTGCCATCATCGAATGTAACTTCAGAATCTAAAAACTTCACAACACCGCCAATACTTTTGGAATTGGAGACTGATCCGAAGAGGAAATCGCCTGCAATTTCTTCTCCATCTGCTGTTACAGTAACCTTATAGGAGTGAATTTTGGGAAGACTAATGATTCCGTGCAAAATATAGGCTAAATAGCCAAAAGAATTTTTTAACCATTGCGGTGTGGAATAGGATACCTTTGAAAATGCTCCAAAAGAAGCCAGATAAGTAAAATATTGGTCTTCATTAAAAGCTCCTATGTCATGTTGCTGGATTTTATCACCCATCGCCGTATTAATGGCCAGTTCATATTTAGTAGGCAGACCTAGAGAGTTTGCCAGATCATTGGTGGTACCAGTCGGTATATAACCTAGGGGTATTTTTTTATTTAAATGTGCGAGTCCGGAAATTACTTCATTCAATGTTCCGTCACCACCGGCACAGATAATTTTATCGTAGTCGCTGCCATATTGAATGACAAGATCTGTCGCTTCATATCTTTTAGTCGTCGAGAAAATGGTCGTTTTGCAATTATTTTTGCTAAGCGTACTGACAATCTGATACATCTTCTTGTAGGCTTTTTGTCTTCCTGCAACAGAGTTTATGATCAATAGAACATTTTGTTTCTGCATTTCCTTTCCTTTCGACTGGTTAATGAAAAACCTGTGTGTGAGTTTTTAGTTTTAAATAAATATAATCTTATTATAACCCGAATTCTTTAGAAATGATGAGATTTCTAAAAAACTATAACCTGGTTCATTAATATTAATAAGAAACTTTCTTTATATCATATCGAACAATTTACAGGAATACAATACTTTAATGATTTCAGGAGAAGACTAATGCACACTGATATGATTTAATGCTAACCAGTCAGGTATTTCATCGCCATCATAAGATGAATAATGAGCGTTCAAGCCTACTATGATGACACTGTTCAGGTTTAAGACGAGAAGGTTTTATTAAGACTATTTAGAATCTTTAAATTAAAATTTATTTTAAAATTGGACAATCAAAAAAGGCAGATACAAACAACTTGATGTTTGTATCTGTCCTTTTTAAAATGTAGTTTCCCTATTCCATTTTGTCTAGAGGAGTTAATCAACATTAAAGAGCTGGGAAATGAAAATATTTTTACAATTCATCTAATGATATTTCAGTATACTACTTAAAAACTATGCTCAGCTCGAGAGATTATATCTTCCTGCATAGCCGGCGTCATATCGACAAAATAGGCACTAAAGCCAGCGATACGGACGACAAGATTCTGATAGTCTTCAGGTTTTTCCTGGGCTTTTCTAAGGGTTGCAGCATCAACTACATTATACTGTACTTCCATTCCGCCCTGATTAAAATAGGCTTTAGTTACATCTTCCAACTTGGTTATGCCATCATTTCCTTTCATTACGGTTGGGCGTACTTTAAGGTTTAGAGCCATCCCATCCATGAAATGTGAATGATTAAAGCTGACAGATGAAGTAAAGACTGAAGTTGGACCATTAATATCTCTTCCTTGGGCTGGACTGGCAGCATCAGCGATTGGCGTACCGGTTTTTCGCCCATCTGGGGTTGCCCAGGTTATCTCACCCTGTACAACGTGGTCAGAGGCACCAAAGGTACCGCATTTATAGACTTCACAGCGATGGGTTGAGAAGTTTCTGGAAATATCATAATACAGATCCAGAACATATTTCATTTCAGAGTCAGCATAAGGGTCGGCGTTGCCAAAATGCGGAACTTCGTTAAGAATTCTCTGACGGAGTGGCTCATAACCTTCCCAATCAGCCAGGAGCGCATCAAGATATTCTTTTCCTGAAATTAACTTATTATCAAATACCATGTACTTAAGGGCTGTCAGGCTGTCGGCTGTGGTTGCCAATCCCGTTGCAGTCCCACCGTAAGAGTTATATTTTGCTCCACCTTCAGATACGTCTTTACCGCTTTCCATACAACCAGTGGTAGAAATAGAAAGGTTCGGGAAAGGAAATAATCGAGGGTATTCATGTTCAGTGTAATTATTAAGTGTTGCCGACCAGGTCAGCATCCAGGTTGTAATTTTTTCAAATGCGGCTCGCACTTCATCCATAGATTTCATGTCTGAAAGATATCCGGAACGTAATTTCTCAGGAACCTGTTCTCCGTTGATGGGGTTAATGCCATTGTTAAGTGCCATATCTAATGCGATTGCCCAATAGATACCGGAGTGAGACATCGATGAACCGTTGGGTGCCGGATAATCACAACCTGATCCAGTAATTTCCTGGCAGCCGATAAAAGCAAAGTTTCTGGCATCTTCCAAAGTAAATCCCAACTCCTGCTGAATTGCAGGCACAATGACTTCGTCATTTTGAAGCAGAGGCAGACCACCTACGCGCATGGACGTTGCCATTGCACAATCCCAGATCTCTTTTGGCGTATTTTTATTGGTTCTCAATGAAACAGTTGGCTCGTGTAAATCCAGGCGTGCCATAGCTTCCAGAACCATATAGGAGACGGGGTTTGTAGCGTCTTCCCCAGTTTCTGGGACTAAGCCGCCAATAGTGGTATGCTGTCCCAAATGGCCGATTCCAGCGGTTTGCTGCATCTTGCCAAAGCCGCCGCCGTAGAAAGTGTTTATTTTTAGGAAGAAGGCATCGACTAGTTCCTGAGCTTCGTCCATTGTGATGGTACCGTTTTTAAGGTCTTTTTCAAGGTATGGCCAGGTGTAATAGTCAAATCTACCCATACTTGTTACAAAGGGATCATTATCTACCTTAAGAAAAACATTGTACATCATTACCTGCTGGCAGGCTTCCCAGAAGGTGCGAGATGGTTTTTCGGCGATCCAGTCTAGGCCTTCAGCCATCTTTTCGAGTTCTGCTTTACGTTCGGCCGTTGGTGCTGTGTTGGCTTTAACTCTTGCGCAGTCAGCATAACGCCTTGTCATGGTAATAGCACCATCACAGGCAACTGTCGCTGCTTTATAGAACATATACTTGCCCATGTTATCGCCTTGAACGTTACCTTGATGTTTATCCAGCCAATCCTGAGCTTCCTTACGGATATCAGCATAGCCTCGTTTAAGGATATTCTGGAAGCCAGGAGTCAGATGGCCAGGCGGTAACATGGTCGGGAAACCACCAATTTTTCCGTAGTCTGAAGCCTGTAGCTTAAAAAAGTCGTGGGCTCCATCTGGCAGCCATTCTTCTGGTGGAAAATTATTGCCATAAACCGACATCCGCTTGGCAAAAATATCACGCAGCTCTTTAAGATCAGCCGGTGAAATCGCCAGTTTCTGATGAGAGTAAAACGGATCATCATCGGGTGCATGATGTAAACCGTCAGCTTCGATTGGCCAGGTGTTTTCTATATCCGCCATCAGCCACATTTCGCCAAGTGCAGCACCCCAGCCTTTGTTTCCCAGGTCTCCGGCAAAATATTCGTCTTCTCGGATATCAATAGGCATATTGGAAATGACATACAGTGATTCATAAGGCTTTTCCAGCATTGGCGGAAAATCATGATATTTCTGCGATGCCTCCAGCTTTAAACGTGCTTTCTCTGCATCTGCAACAATCACTCTGTTGCGAACCTTGTCACGCATTCTTTCAATGCGTTCCGTGTGCGGTTTAAACGTATACATAGAATTTCTCCTTTCGTTTGCATTTTTATTTATGTTATCACATTAGATACGCTATGTAAATCATTTATAATTAAATTATTGTAAACCTTTAATAAATTCACTTATAATTCAATAAATACGCCAATACAAAGCCATTATAATAATGTATCTATAAGAGCATTAATTAATTTGAGTTATACACACATAAATTAAATTAGTTTCCACATTGTCTATTTGATATACACATTTTTGCTAAGTAAAAAAACAGCTGAAAAAATTATCAGCTGTTGAAAATTGGTCTGAATCAAGATTATTGGAGATGATCTGATTGGCATTGCGGAGAAATTTGTATTTAAATTTAGACAAAAAGATGGTAACATCTTTTCCTTGCGCAGTTCCGGTAAACTTGCAGGAATTGCGACATTATTTTGAACGAGAATCGTGATTGTACTTCCCTCACCTGCTTCACTGATTTCTTCCAGAGCTTTATCGACATCAATATCGGGATTTTCCGGTTCTACAGGCGTTATCGGGCTTGAGAGGGTGTCATAACACGTACCGTCCTTCATTTCTTAAAGCACTGTTGGATTCTCTAGCGCATTATTTGACAGATTGTCCACAATATAGACTTCTATTACATCCCCTGTCTGTGCATTGAAGGCTGCACCAGCCCCGCTTAAGGTATCAAAATCGCCAATAATAAAGGTCGTTCCAATTTGCATATCGTTTCTTTTTTGTACAAACAAGCAGACTTCTTCCCCGTCATGTCCAGATACTTTGGAAATATTTACCCGAAAATAGGTAAAGCCCGATACACCCTCATTAATAGTTAGTGTCGGAATACCATCGTCAGTATAGCTGCCGGTGTAAGCGGCGTCGCCATCAGAGGCAATCAGGTAGGCCCCGTTACCGCAGCCTCTTTGGACGACAAGGGTATAGTCGCAAGAACCGGTTACGCCATTTTCATCCGTCGCGGTAATGGTAACGGCGTAGCTTCCCACCTCACTCTCAACGGGTGTACCGGTAAGAAGTCCGTCACTGTCAATACTCAGTGAGCCTGGCAATCCAGTCGCAGACCAGGTAAAGGCACCAGTCCCGCCGAGGATTCAAAGCTGAGATTATAGGTGATTCCAACCATGCCAACCGGCATTGAGCTGTTGGTGATTGTAATTTGATCCTGCCTTGTCACTTCAATTGTATAGGTTCGGGTGGTAACACCATCGCTGCCGGTTACCACTACGGTAATAGTGTTGGTGCCCACAGACAAATTGACCGGCACAGAGGCATCATTACCATTGACCGTAACATCTGTCCCGCTATCGGTGGATGTTGGCGTTACCGTCAGACTGTCAACGGCATTTTCAACCGTTGCTGTATAGGCAGTAGTCGTTTTTGCAAAGGCTGGCGAAAGCGTCCCCTCTGATAAGGTCAAACCGGACAGGGTTGCGTCACTGTCCCCGCGATTAATGGTTAAAGTATAGGTTTTAGTCGTCGCGTCCTGGGCAATGACCATCAGTTTAATTTCATTATCCCCCACTGAAAGCGGGATGGTCTTTAAAGCTCCATGGCTTAAAATGACACCGTCTAAGAGCATGATGGCCTTTTCATCAGAAGCTGAGGCGGTCAGCGTAATTTCATCCACATCGCTGCCTACATTGGCATAGTAAGCTGTAGTCCCTGCATCAAAGGCGGGACTTAAAGAGCCTGTATTTAGCGACAGGCTGGCTAAATTAGCATCACTGACTGTTCCATTCACAGAGAGTATATAGGATTTCTGGCTGCCGTCCTGAGCGGTTACGACAACCGCAATCATATTGGCGCCGTTATCAAGGTCAACGGATGCTTCAGAACCAGAAGTTGCCAGGCTGCCGTTAATGGTCATAGTTGCTCCGGGGTCAAGGGTCTGGGCAGTAATGCCGATGCTGTCGATGCCGGTAGCATCTACACTGTAGGCAGCGGTATCCGGATCAAAGACAGGGTTTAAGCTACCCGTATTAACGGCAAGGCTCGAAAGGTCTGCCGGTGCTTCGGTGGTGAAGCTGGCACTATCGGCTGTCATGGTAGTCCCATAGCTGTCCTGAAAACCGGAAATGTCTATGCTACAGCTTTGGTAGTAGTTTAAACCAGAATAGGGTATTGTATAGGTTCGACCGCTGTTAGACCAGGCCCCGCCACTGAGAGCAGTGCCATTAATCGATACCGTTCCGGTTACAGAAGTATCCATATCGTTATTAAAGGAGATGACTACATTTCCGTCAATAGGGGAATCGTTGTCAGCTGGACTTATGTTGCCGATCATCGATGTTTTATCTGCTGTCCAAATGGCGTAAAGGGTTATATCTTCGGACACCGTAATACTGTCCCCTGGTGCATAAGATGTGCCGCTGCCGTCTGATTCTGAGTTCCACTCTATAAATGTATAACCTGGATTTGTAAAACCACTGGAATCATCGACTGTTGTTGTACCATCTACAGGCAGAATCGAATTTTTAACGCCTGTTCCACCATTGTCTTCATAGTTGATCGAACATGCTCTAGCATAGAAGCCAGCATCTGTCCAATCCTCATCGTCAGGCAGGCTAAAGCCATAGAGTGGCCCTGATATTGGAAAGTGCGTATGGCCTTTAACGGGTGTTAAAAA
This genomic interval from Eubacteriaceae bacterium ES3 contains the following:
- a CDS encoding diacylglycerol kinase family lipid kinase; the protein is MQKQNVLLIINSVAGRQKAYKKMYQIVSTLSKNNCKTTIFSTTKRYEATDLVIQYGSDYDKIICAGGDGTLNEVISGLAHLNKKIPLGYIPTGTTNDLANSLGLPTKYELAINTAMGDKIQQHDIGAFNEDQYFTYLASFGAFSKVSYSTPQWLKNSFGYLAYILHGIISLPKIHSYKVTVTADGEEIAGDFLFGSVSNSKSIGGVVKFLDSEVTFDDGKFEVLLIKNPTRLKDLRGINKGLFEHKYDNVNIAFLKADTVTFNFENSASWTIDGEYAGKFCDVKIKNLPSMVQFITL
- a CDS encoding pyruvate formate lyase family protein; translated protein: MYTFKPHTERIERMRDKVRNRVIVADAEKARLKLEASQKYHDFPPMLEKPYESLYVISNMPIDIREDEYFAGDLGNKGWGAALGEMWLMADIENTWPIEADGLHHAPDDDPFYSHQKLAISPADLKELRDIFAKRMSVYGNNFPPEEWLPDGAHDFFKLQASDYGKIGGFPTMLPPGHLTPGFQNILKRGYADIRKEAQDWLDKHQGNVQGDNMGKYMFYKAATVACDGAITMTRRYADCARVKANTAPTAERKAELEKMAEGLDWIAEKPSRTFWEACQQVMMYNVFLKVDNDPFVTSMGRFDYYTWPYLEKDLKNGTITMDEAQELVDAFFLKINTFYGGGFGKMQQTAGIGHLGQHTTIGGLVPETGEDATNPVSYMVLEAMARLDLHEPTVSLRTNKNTPKEIWDCAMATSMRVGGLPLLQNDEVIVPAIQQELGFTLEDARNFAFIGCQEITGSGCDYPAPNGSSMSHSGIYWAIALDMALNNGINPINGEQVPEKLRSGYLSDMKSMDEVRAAFEKITTWMLTWSATLNNYTEHEYPRLFPFPNLSISTTGCMESGKDVSEGGAKYNSYGGTATGLATTADSLTALKYMVFDNKLISGKEYLDALLADWEGYEPLRQRILNEVPHFGNADPYADSEMKYVLDLYYDISRNFSTHRCEVYKCGTFGASDHVVQGEITWATPDGRKTGTPIADAASPAQGRDINGPTSVFTSSVSFNHSHFMDGMALNLKVRPTVMKGNDGITKLEDVTKAYFNQGGMEVQYNVVDAATLRKAQEKPEDYQNLVVRIAGFSAYFVDMTPAMQEDIISRAEHSF
- a CDS encoding Ig domain-containing protein; its protein translation is MPGSLSIDSDGLLTGTPVESEVGSYAVTITATDENGVTGSCDYTLVVQRGCGNGAYLIASDGDAAYTGSYTDDGIPTLTINEGVSGFTYFRVNISKVSGHDGEEVCLFVQKRNDMQIGTTFIIGDFDTLSGAGAAFNAQTGDVIEVYIVDNLSNNALENPTVL
- a CDS encoding cadherin-like beta sandwich domain-containing protein, whose translation is MEKSIRIIPKCLLIVIGLLMIVGLSPQTALAATHTVSDGQTFDISSCGAGDLVVVEEDATARLTGSKNVLISCKENVTLTLDSVTINSYIYALIFTGSSNTLILSGENKLISSDQYPGIRVEAGTELEIKGDGSLDVTGGRKAAGIGGGEYGDAGTITITGGTVIASGRGLAAGIDGGSNGDGGTTTITGGTVKATGAIYAAGIGGGDRGDGGTISITGGTVYAFHWVGENCDVGPGLGKSGGSLSIGGDALVFSANDSFLTPVKGHTHFPISGPLYGFSLPDDEDWTDAGFYARACSINYEDNGGTGVKNSILPVDGTTTVDDSSGFTNPGYTFIEWNSESDGSGTSYAPGDSITVSEDITLYAIWTADKTSMIGNISPADNDSPIDGNVVISFNNDMDTSVTGTVSINGTALSGGAWSNSGRTYTIPYSGLNYYQSCSIDISGFQDSYGTTMTADSASFTTEAPADLSSLAVNTGSLNPVFDPDTAAYSVDATGIDSIGITAQTLDPGATMTINGSLATSGSEASVDLDNGANMIAVVVTAQDGSQKSYILSVNGTVSDANLASLSLNTGSLSPAFDAGTTAYYANVGSDVDEITLTASASDEKAIMLLDGVILSHGALKTIPLSVGDNEIKLMVIAQDATTKTYTLTINRGDSDATLSGLTLSEGTLSPAFAKTTTAYTATVENAVDSLTVTPTSTDSGTDVTVNGNDASVPVNLSVGTNTITVVVTGSDGVTTRTYTIEVTRQDQITITNSSMPVGMVGITYNLSFESSAGLVPLPGLRLDCQAH